From Cellulomonas oligotrophica, a single genomic window includes:
- a CDS encoding cellulase-like family protein, with amino-acid sequence MTRPVGVPEHLPDRLTICLWDFSWYTRAGAGEPYADLDAALDETAARGHTTLRICAAPLLQAGGLGLDDLADALPVEGLGPAPTGGYYGQRTRWYDVPGGFTVPLRTRFFDLLAGAHRRGMSVVLASWEYQQSPAFAADPRWARAIHAVPHATRLDALAAAFARLLDDVHDAGLDDAVAFVELHNEVDFSTTPGVGPDDGDAAVRACAALRAAHPRHRVTVSLGRPPHLAMHELPAGLDVGQCHVYSYGVLDALQRRIDIRASGTDGFPNAALRALQVPGAPSFAEYGRPAAWKLAATVVTDQMLYGYDTIDADRWDTWLYEHYGEHREVMHREIASRVTALARWGAWRGVPTVVGEGWVGYTPLEGTFEEGPVGRSLAEHGMRTAAQEGVWGVVACSNAAPHHPMWSDAAWLRRVNEEFRGS; translated from the coding sequence GTGACCCGGCCCGTGGGGGTGCCCGAGCACCTGCCCGACCGGCTGACGATCTGCCTGTGGGACTTCTCCTGGTACACCCGCGCCGGGGCGGGGGAGCCGTACGCGGACCTCGACGCCGCGCTCGACGAGACCGCCGCGCGCGGGCACACCACCCTGCGCATCTGCGCCGCGCCGCTGCTGCAGGCCGGGGGCCTGGGCCTGGACGACCTCGCCGACGCCCTGCCCGTCGAGGGCCTCGGCCCCGCCCCGACCGGCGGGTACTACGGGCAGCGGACCCGCTGGTACGACGTGCCCGGCGGCTTCACGGTGCCGCTGCGCACCCGGTTCTTCGACCTGCTCGCCGGCGCGCACCGCCGCGGAATGAGCGTGGTCCTGGCCAGCTGGGAGTACCAGCAGTCCCCGGCGTTCGCGGCCGACCCGCGGTGGGCGCGGGCGATCCACGCCGTGCCGCACGCGACCCGGCTCGACGCCCTGGCGGCCGCGTTCGCGCGGCTGCTGGACGACGTGCACGACGCCGGCCTGGACGACGCGGTCGCCTTCGTCGAGCTGCACAACGAGGTCGACTTCTCGACGACCCCCGGCGTCGGGCCGGACGACGGCGACGCGGCCGTGCGGGCCTGCGCGGCGCTGCGGGCCGCGCACCCGCGCCACCGCGTCACGGTCAGTCTCGGCCGGCCCCCGCACCTGGCGATGCACGAGCTGCCCGCGGGCCTCGACGTCGGCCAGTGCCACGTCTACTCCTACGGCGTGCTCGACGCCCTGCAGCGCCGCATCGACATCCGCGCCAGCGGCACCGACGGGTTCCCCAACGCGGCCCTGCGCGCCCTGCAGGTGCCCGGCGCCCCGTCGTTCGCCGAGTACGGCCGGCCCGCCGCGTGGAAGCTCGCCGCCACGGTCGTCACCGACCAGATGCTCTACGGCTACGACACCATCGACGCCGACCGCTGGGACACGTGGCTGTACGAGCACTACGGCGAGCACCGCGAGGTCATGCACCGCGAGATCGCGTCCCGCGTCACCGCGCTGGCCCGGTGGGGCGCGTGGCGCGGCGTCCCGACCGTCGTCGGGGAAGGATGGGTCGGGTACACCCCGCTGGAGGGGACGTTCGAGGAAGGGCCGGTCGGCCGGTCGCTGGCGGAGCACGGCATGCGCACGGCCGCGCAGGAGGGGGTGTGGGGCGTGGTCGCGTGCTCCAACGCCGCCCCGCACCACCCGATGTGGTCCGACGCCGCGTGGCTGCGGCGCGTCAACGAGGAGTTCCGTGGTTCCTGA
- a CDS encoding beta-galactosidase — MVPESPAPTSVPAAAVPGPGDLPPHLRVRPRGWPRPLTRPAMTDGPDARPGLDLTSRSLLRDGRPWVPVSGEVHYSRVPRARWRERLALLRSGGVDVVSTYVFWIHHEPERGQVRFDDGLDVAAFVRLAHELGLHVVLRIGPWAHGEARNGGFPDWVQALPVRHRTDDPAYLDLVRTWFAHLGAQVADVCGPDGPVIAVQVDNELYDQPQHLATLKRLARDAGIVAPLWTATAWGGAQLPAGEVLPLYGGYGDGFWVDADAGWHPSFRAHYLVSHTWDDPGIGADVRGEEPAAATTDRDEQFPPATCELGGGMATAYHRRHAPGPLDVAAVAQTKLAAGSAWQGYYMYAGGQNPVAGVQESQATGYPNDLPTFDYDFHAPVGAAGVLAPSHAALRVQHAFLAAFGPHLATLPSTLPDAVPAGVEDSRTLRWAARLDEHGRGFVLIAWHQPHVPLPTLRGVRLQVDRADDAPLLLPSTGVDVPPGTLVRWPVGLDLGTTDPLATVGPLGTADPRGAADALGAVDAPDGQDPVRLRWATASALTTLADGTLVLLAHDGVPAEIALDPDVPAHGDGWTTVAPGVHRVDPRTGGLLHVTARAAGAPGVRVLVVGSRDADRVWVVDGPPSPGGTARRELLLADAPLWTDGDDVVVRAADHPHVHRWTGDSWTPLDLVPAAATASWTVPTTLVRPAGDVPAGYGERERRAAAPDDATVAALAAEHRLADVGEPVPGTTRLLRVDWAGDVAQLLVDGRVVADRFGDGTPWHVDLDVLDGAQGDRVSLRVLPLHPDARVWLPAPAADRRRSVHGPLGALDAVTVARTTTWRAPLR, encoded by the coding sequence GTGGTTCCTGAGTCACCCGCCCCGACGTCCGTCCCCGCCGCTGCGGTGCCCGGGCCGGGCGACCTGCCGCCGCACCTGCGCGTGCGGCCCCGCGGCTGGCCGCGCCCCCTGACCCGCCCGGCGATGACGGACGGCCCCGACGCCCGCCCCGGCCTGGACCTGACGTCGCGCTCGCTGCTGCGCGACGGCCGCCCCTGGGTGCCCGTCTCCGGCGAGGTCCACTACTCCCGGGTGCCGCGGGCGCGGTGGCGCGAGCGCCTGGCGCTGCTGCGGTCCGGCGGCGTCGACGTCGTCTCGACGTACGTGTTCTGGATCCACCACGAGCCCGAGCGCGGGCAGGTGCGGTTCGACGACGGGCTCGACGTCGCCGCGTTCGTGCGCCTGGCCCACGAGCTCGGTCTGCACGTGGTGCTGCGCATCGGCCCGTGGGCGCACGGCGAGGCCCGCAACGGCGGGTTCCCCGACTGGGTGCAGGCCCTGCCCGTGCGGCACCGCACCGACGACCCCGCGTACCTCGACCTCGTCCGCACCTGGTTCGCGCACCTGGGCGCGCAGGTCGCCGACGTGTGCGGGCCCGACGGGCCGGTCATCGCCGTGCAGGTCGACAACGAGCTCTACGACCAGCCCCAGCACCTGGCCACCCTCAAGCGGCTGGCCCGCGACGCCGGCATCGTCGCGCCCCTGTGGACCGCGACCGCGTGGGGCGGCGCGCAGCTGCCCGCCGGCGAGGTCCTCCCTCTGTACGGCGGGTACGGCGACGGGTTCTGGGTCGACGCCGACGCGGGCTGGCACCCGTCGTTCCGCGCGCACTACCTGGTCTCCCACACCTGGGACGACCCCGGCATCGGCGCCGACGTGCGCGGCGAGGAGCCCGCCGCCGCCACCACCGACCGCGACGAGCAGTTCCCGCCCGCGACGTGCGAGCTCGGCGGCGGCATGGCCACCGCCTACCACCGCCGGCACGCCCCCGGCCCGCTCGACGTCGCCGCCGTCGCGCAGACCAAGCTCGCCGCCGGGTCCGCGTGGCAGGGCTACTACATGTACGCGGGCGGGCAGAACCCCGTCGCCGGCGTGCAGGAGTCCCAGGCCACCGGGTACCCCAACGACCTGCCGACGTTCGACTACGACTTCCACGCCCCGGTCGGCGCCGCCGGGGTCCTCGCCCCCTCGCACGCCGCGCTGCGCGTGCAGCACGCGTTCCTCGCCGCGTTCGGCCCGCACCTGGCGACGCTCCCGTCCACGCTGCCCGACGCCGTGCCCGCCGGCGTCGAGGACTCCCGCACCCTGCGCTGGGCCGCCCGCCTCGACGAGCACGGCCGCGGGTTCGTGCTGATCGCCTGGCACCAGCCCCACGTACCCCTGCCCACGCTGCGCGGCGTGCGCCTGCAGGTCGACCGCGCCGACGACGCCCCCCTCCTGCTGCCGTCCACGGGGGTCGACGTGCCGCCCGGCACCCTCGTCCGCTGGCCCGTGGGCCTCGACCTCGGCACGACCGACCCCCTCGCCACCGTGGGCCCGCTCGGCACCGCCGACCCCCGTGGGGCGGCTGACGCTCTCGGCGCCGTCGACGCCCCGGACGGCCAGGACCCCGTCCGGCTGCGCTGGGCCACCGCGTCCGCGCTGACCACCCTCGCCGACGGCACCCTCGTCCTGCTCGCGCACGACGGCGTCCCCGCCGAGATCGCCCTCGACCCCGACGTCCCCGCCCACGGCGACGGCTGGACCACCGTTGCGCCCGGCGTGCACCGCGTCGACCCCCGCACCGGCGGCCTCCTGCACGTCACCGCGCGCGCGGCCGGTGCGCCCGGGGTGCGCGTCCTCGTCGTCGGCTCCCGCGACGCCGACCGCGTCTGGGTCGTCGACGGCCCCCCGTCCCCGGGCGGCACGGCCCGTCGCGAGCTCCTGCTCGCCGACGCCCCGCTGTGGACCGACGGCGACGACGTCGTCGTCCGCGCCGCCGACCACCCGCACGTGCACCGCTGGACCGGCGACAGCTGGACCCCCCTCGACCTCGTCCCCGCCGCCGCGACGGCCTCCTGGACCGTGCCCACCACGCTCGTCCGCCCTGCCGGCGACGTCCCCGCCGGCTACGGCGAGCGCGAGCGCCGCGCCGCCGCCCCCGACGACGCGACCGTGGCCGCGCTCGCAGCCGAGCACCGGCTCGCCGACGTGGGGGAGCCCGTGCCCGGCACGACGCGCCTGCTGCGCGTCGACTGGGCCGGGGACGTCGCCCAGCTCCTCGTCGACGGGCGCGTGGTCGCCGACCGGTTCGGCGACGGCACCCCCTGGCACGTCGACCTCGACGTGCTCGACGGCGCGCAGGGCGACCGCGTGAGCCTGCGCGTGCTGCCCCTGCACCCCGACGCCCGGGTGTGGCTGCCCGCCCCGGCAGCCGACCGTCGCCGCTCCGTGCACGGCCCGCTCGGCGCCCTCGACGCGGTCACCGTGGCCCGCACGACGACGTGGCGGGCGCCCCTGCGCTGA
- a CDS encoding AIM24 family protein, whose product MRSPIFDQANLEVPATERFTLQNPKMLKVTLGEPVLAAKGAMVAYQGAVQFHHKGSDSITQFMKRAISSDDQSLMTVSGQGDVFFARFAEDVFVIQLEGDAISVGGQSLLAFDANLQWDLHRTRGAGMMTGGMFNTLIQGHGNVALTSDGKPVILDCSQQPTFVDPNAAVCWSANLVPDVVSSMNMSSLLRGGSGEAFQYKFHGPGFVVVQPSEGFPTPVQG is encoded by the coding sequence ATGCGCAGCCCCATCTTCGACCAGGCCAACCTCGAGGTCCCCGCGACGGAGCGGTTCACCCTCCAGAACCCCAAGATGCTCAAGGTCACCCTCGGTGAGCCCGTGCTCGCGGCCAAGGGCGCCATGGTCGCCTACCAGGGTGCCGTGCAGTTCCACCACAAGGGCTCGGACTCGATCACGCAGTTCATGAAGCGCGCGATCAGCTCCGACGACCAGTCGCTCATGACCGTCTCCGGCCAGGGCGACGTGTTCTTCGCCCGGTTCGCCGAGGACGTCTTCGTCATCCAGCTCGAGGGCGACGCCATCAGCGTCGGCGGCCAGTCGCTCCTCGCGTTCGACGCGAACCTGCAGTGGGACCTGCACCGCACCCGCGGCGCCGGGATGATGACCGGCGGCATGTTCAACACCCTCATCCAGGGCCACGGCAACGTCGCCCTGACGTCCGACGGCAAGCCCGTCATCCTCGACTGCTCGCAGCAGCCCACGTTCGTCGACCCCAACGCGGCCGTCTGCTGGTCGGCCAACCTCGTGCCCGACGTGGTGTCCAGCATGAACATGTCGTCGCTGCTGCGCGGCGGCTCCGGCGAGGCGTTCCAGTACAAGTTCCACGGCCCGGGCTTCGTCGTCGTCCAGCCGTCCGAGGGCTTCCCGACCCCCGTCCAGGGCTGA
- a CDS encoding ribonuclease Z codes for MRELVVLGTSSQVPTRVRNHNGYLLRWDGEGLLFDPGEGTQRQMIHAGVPSTAVTRICLTHVHGDHCYGLPGVLSRMVLDGVQHPVDLHYPASGEAVVRALVGLATPGLDLRLHPHGASGPVADGLDAVALRHRVETYGYRLTEPDGRTFLPERLAAAGVVGPDVARLAREGRVGDVRVEDVSVPRPGQRFAIVMDTAVCDGAAALADGADLLLAESTFADEDAALAAEHLHLTAGQAGALAAVGGVGTLVLSHFSSRYTDLEPLHAQAEDAVRTAGASTTVQAASDGDRIALPARRTLP; via the coding sequence GTGCGCGAGCTCGTGGTGCTGGGGACGTCGTCGCAGGTGCCGACGCGGGTGCGCAACCACAACGGGTACCTGCTGCGATGGGACGGCGAGGGGCTGCTCTTCGACCCCGGCGAGGGCACGCAGCGGCAGATGATCCACGCGGGGGTGCCGTCGACGGCGGTCACGCGGATCTGCCTGACGCACGTGCACGGGGACCACTGCTACGGGCTGCCGGGGGTGCTCTCGCGGATGGTGCTCGACGGGGTGCAGCACCCGGTGGACCTGCACTACCCGGCGTCGGGCGAGGCGGTGGTGCGCGCGCTGGTGGGGCTGGCCACGCCCGGCCTGGACCTGCGGCTGCACCCGCACGGGGCGTCCGGGCCGGTGGCCGACGGCCTGGACGCGGTGGCGCTGCGGCACCGGGTCGAGACGTACGGGTACCGCCTCACCGAGCCCGACGGGCGCACCTTCCTGCCGGAGCGGCTGGCGGCGGCGGGCGTCGTCGGGCCGGACGTGGCGCGCCTGGCCCGCGAGGGGCGCGTGGGCGACGTGCGGGTGGAGGACGTCAGCGTGCCGCGCCCGGGGCAGCGCTTCGCGATCGTCATGGACACGGCGGTGTGCGACGGGGCGGCCGCCCTGGCCGACGGCGCGGACCTGCTGCTCGCGGAGTCGACGTTCGCCGACGAGGACGCGGCGCTCGCGGCGGAGCACCTGCACCTGACGGCCGGGCAGGCGGGCGCGCTGGCGGCGGTCGGTGGCGTCGGCACGCTGGTGCTCAGCCACTTCTCGTCGCGGTACACCGACCTCGAGCCCCTGCATGCGCAGGCCGAGGACGCCGTGCGGACCGCGGGCGCGTCGACGACCGTGCAGGCGGCGTCGGACGGCGACCGCATCGCCCTGCCCGCACGCCGCACCCTGCCCTGA
- a CDS encoding transferase, whose product MKRYEDLETEDGKVVRYRRHENGGGLVAAGASVDPDAFVADTAWIDPGAHVEAGAHIGPHGWVEPGAVVASGARLGSHVHVGRDALVGSAARLGARVDVGAGAQLARGVVVEPEAHVPAGAQVVRRGFAPHVLAA is encoded by the coding sequence ATGAAGCGATACGAGGATCTCGAGACCGAGGACGGCAAGGTCGTCCGCTACCGCCGCCACGAGAACGGGGGCGGGCTCGTCGCCGCCGGAGCGAGCGTCGACCCCGACGCCTTCGTGGCCGACACCGCCTGGATCGACCCCGGCGCGCACGTCGAGGCCGGTGCGCACATCGGCCCGCACGGCTGGGTCGAACCCGGTGCGGTCGTCGCGTCCGGCGCCCGCCTGGGCTCGCACGTGCACGTCGGGCGTGACGCGCTCGTCGGCTCCGCCGCGCGGCTCGGTGCCCGCGTCGACGTCGGCGCCGGTGCGCAGCTCGCCCGGGGCGTCGTCGTGGAGCCCGAGGCGCACGTGCCCGCCGGGGCGCAGGTCGTCCGCCGCGGCTTCGCCCCGCACGTCCTGGCGGCCTGA